In a single window of the Terriglobus roseus genome:
- a CDS encoding helix-turn-helix domain-containing protein, whose product MATMMAPVEQREVLRCDHCSLVQFRAASSMCRKCRKPLDVEEPEPVAAPALSLVPPAAESEGSGIQVAQAVRDLRRVRNLSQRQLAGRMGVPRTYISKIENGKAMPTLSSLERLAKALQVDISALLRDARTRHKDEAAVLLADPFLAEIAGFAASLDALQKSIFLNHVRELASGRRRMA is encoded by the coding sequence ATGGCAACCATGATGGCGCCCGTCGAACAGCGTGAGGTCTTGCGCTGCGACCACTGCAGCCTGGTGCAATTTCGCGCGGCAAGCTCCATGTGCCGCAAATGCCGCAAGCCCCTGGACGTCGAAGAACCTGAGCCGGTTGCGGCTCCCGCGCTTTCGCTTGTCCCGCCGGCAGCGGAGTCGGAAGGCAGCGGCATCCAGGTAGCCCAGGCCGTGCGCGATCTGCGCCGCGTCCGGAACCTGAGCCAGCGCCAACTGGCAGGCCGTATGGGCGTTCCCCGTACCTACATCAGCAAGATTGAGAACGGCAAAGCAATGCCGACGCTGTCGTCTCTGGAGCGCCTCGCAAAGGCTCTTCAGGTCGACATCAGCGCGCTGCTGCGCGATGCCCGTACACGGCATAAGGACGAAGCAGCCGTCCTCCTCGCAGACCCGTTTCTGGCAGAGATTGCCGGCTTCGCGGCGAGCCTGGACGCGTTGCAGAAGTCCATCTTCCTGAACCACGTACGCGAGCTGGCCAGCGGCCGCCGCCGCATGGCATAG
- a CDS encoding proline dehydrogenase family protein, with the protein MLRSLLIALSQNSTLRKVMESSSPGRRVSGRFVAGTSVADALRVTRELNAQGFAVTADSLGESVQSENEARAAADIYHQLLDAIAAEGMNANVSVKLTGVGMDVSPELAESTTGGIVQHAAQLGNFVRIDMEGTPYTEATIALTERLHAAYPRAVGTVLQAYLYRTAEDTARLLRQGIRIRLCKGAYKEPGNLAFPQKSDVDANYVKLMQMMLPSGVFCGIATHDAAMVAATEQFAKEHGIAHSAFEFQMLFGVQRELQRDLLKRGFGVRVYLPFGTDWYPYFMRRLAERPANVLFLMKNLFRS; encoded by the coding sequence ATGCTTCGTTCCCTGTTGATCGCCCTCTCTCAGAACTCCACGCTCCGCAAAGTCATGGAAAGCTCCTCACCCGGCCGCCGGGTGTCCGGCAGGTTCGTCGCCGGGACGTCCGTTGCGGACGCCCTTCGCGTCACACGCGAATTGAATGCGCAGGGTTTTGCTGTAACGGCAGACTCCCTGGGAGAGAGCGTGCAGTCGGAGAACGAGGCGCGCGCCGCAGCGGATATCTATCACCAGTTGCTGGATGCGATCGCTGCTGAAGGCATGAACGCGAACGTGTCGGTGAAGCTGACAGGCGTCGGCATGGACGTGTCGCCGGAACTTGCGGAATCGACCACCGGCGGCATCGTGCAACACGCGGCACAGCTGGGCAACTTTGTGCGAATCGACATGGAAGGCACGCCTTACACCGAGGCAACCATCGCTCTCACAGAGCGGCTGCATGCCGCCTATCCGAGGGCCGTGGGTACGGTGCTGCAGGCCTATTTGTATCGAACCGCCGAAGACACAGCGCGACTGCTGCGGCAGGGAATCCGCATTCGCCTTTGCAAGGGAGCCTATAAGGAGCCAGGGAACCTTGCCTTTCCGCAGAAGTCGGATGTGGATGCGAACTACGTGAAGCTGATGCAGATGATGCTGCCGTCGGGCGTCTTCTGCGGGATTGCGACGCATGACGCGGCGATGGTGGCCGCGACCGAGCAGTTCGCGAAAGAACACGGTATCGCTCACAGCGCATTCGAATTCCAGATGCTCTTCGGCGTTCAGCGTGAGTTGCAGCGCGACCTGTTGAAGCGGGGCTTCGGTGTTCGCGTGTACCTGCCGTTCGGTACGGATTGGTACCCGTACTTCATGCGGCGACTGGCGGAGCGACCGGCGAACGTGCTGTTCCTGATGAAGAACCTTTTCCGAAGCTAA
- the pncA gene encoding bifunctional nicotinamidase/pyrazinamidase, which yields MSEKTNEVLLVIDVQRDFLPDGSLAVPEGDAVLPVINRLGARFHNVVLTQDWHPAGHISFSSTHGLRPFADTFEASYGTQTLWPDHTVQGSPGAELHPGLILPNANLIVRKGFRKDVDSYSAFLENDHRTSTGLAGYLRDRGLTSLFLCGLAWDYCVGYSALDGVALGFQVTVIEDAVRGIAPETMAAMSARWDAVGVKRIQSAQLLG from the coding sequence ATGAGCGAAAAGACCAACGAAGTCCTGCTTGTCATCGACGTGCAACGTGATTTCCTGCCGGACGGCAGCCTGGCCGTACCGGAGGGCGATGCCGTCCTTCCGGTCATTAACCGGCTTGGCGCGCGATTCCACAACGTGGTTCTCACACAGGATTGGCACCCCGCCGGCCACATCTCGTTTAGCAGCACGCACGGTCTGCGGCCATTCGCGGACACCTTTGAGGCTAGCTACGGCACGCAGACGTTATGGCCGGACCACACCGTGCAGGGCTCGCCCGGCGCAGAGCTCCATCCCGGCCTGATACTGCCGAACGCAAATCTCATCGTTCGGAAAGGCTTCCGGAAGGACGTTGATTCCTACTCGGCATTTCTCGAGAACGATCACAGGACGTCCACTGGACTGGCGGGTTATCTGCGAGATCGCGGCCTCACATCGCTATTTCTGTGCGGCCTTGCATGGGACTATTGCGTGGGTTACAGCGCCCTCGACGGCGTGGCGCTAGGCTTCCAGGTCACGGTCATCGAAGACGCCGTGCGCGGCATTGCGCCAGAGACGATGGCGGCGATGTCTGCCCGCTGGGATGCAGTCGGCGTCAAGCGTATACAGAGCGCCCAGCTGCTTGGGTAG
- a CDS encoding SDR family NAD(P)-dependent oxidoreductase, translated as MGISIAGKIAFITGASAGIGKSTALALAAAGAKLLLCARTTDALDAMRDELKAAGAADVHTLALDVTRRADVASAIASLPAEWQSIEILVNNAGLARGLEKIYLDDIENWEEMIDTNMKGLLYVTRAVLPGMVTRNAGHVINLGSTAGWTAYAGGAVYCATKAAEKILSEGMRIDLLGTAVRVTSVDPGMVETRFSEIRFGGDKERAAKVYANTTPLTPDDVADAILWAVTRPAHVNVSSVLLTSIDQANAVTIHRRT; from the coding sequence ATGGGCATCAGCATCGCGGGAAAGATCGCATTCATCACCGGCGCCAGCGCAGGCATCGGCAAATCGACAGCATTGGCGCTTGCCGCGGCGGGTGCAAAGCTGCTGCTATGCGCGCGCACGACGGATGCTCTCGACGCGATGCGTGACGAACTAAAGGCAGCGGGCGCTGCAGATGTCCATACTCTCGCGCTCGATGTAACCCGGCGCGCCGACGTCGCCAGCGCGATCGCTTCTCTGCCCGCCGAGTGGCAATCCATCGAGATTCTCGTGAACAACGCGGGCCTAGCGCGCGGCCTGGAAAAGATCTATCTGGATGACATCGAAAACTGGGAAGAGATGATCGATACCAACATGAAGGGCTTGCTGTATGTCACGCGTGCGGTCCTCCCTGGCATGGTGACACGTAATGCAGGCCACGTCATCAACCTGGGATCGACGGCCGGCTGGACCGCCTATGCCGGCGGCGCAGTCTACTGCGCTACAAAAGCCGCGGAGAAAATCCTGAGCGAGGGCATGCGAATTGACCTGCTCGGAACCGCAGTCCGCGTGACGAGTGTCGATCCCGGCATGGTGGAGACCCGCTTCAGCGAGATCCGCTTCGGCGGCGACAAAGAGCGTGCAGCGAAGGTCTACGCCAACACCACACCGCTCACGCCCGACGACGTCGCCGATGCGATCCTGTGGGCTGTCACACGCCCCGCGCACGTCAATGTGTCGTCTGTCCTACTTACTTCGATCGATCAGGCTAATGCTGTAACGATCCATCGCCGAACCTAG
- a CDS encoding HU family DNA-binding protein → MTKAELVDQVTASGDLTRRDGEVIVETFFEGVMEALRADDKVEIRGFGSFRTRQRNSRTGRNPKTGEKVDVPAKRVPYFKPSKELRDLVNTTA, encoded by the coding sequence ATGACGAAGGCTGAACTCGTTGATCAGGTAACTGCGTCGGGCGATTTGACGCGACGCGATGGCGAAGTCATCGTGGAGACTTTTTTCGAAGGCGTCATGGAAGCCCTTCGCGCCGATGACAAGGTTGAGATCCGCGGTTTCGGCTCTTTCCGGACACGTCAGCGCAACTCGCGTACCGGACGTAACCCGAAGACGGGTGAGAAGGTCGATGTCCCCGCCAAGCGCGTTCCCTACTTCAAGCCATCAAAAGAACTGCGCGATTTGGTTAATACGACCGCATAA
- a CDS encoding dolichyl-phosphate beta-glucosyltransferase yields the protein MPHQVSIIIPAYNERERIGQTLERVLECIDRREWDAEVLVVDDGSTDGTLDIVADFMEQSERVHLLRNPSNRGKGYSVRNGLLQALGDVVMFTDADLSAPIDEAERLFDAIRAGADVAIGSRWLERQRQTMHQPLYRRFFGRCFNAVTRVVMGLPYADTQCGFKAFRRPAAQIIFRLQRIERWGFDPEILFIARRLRFRVKEVPVTWGHDERSKISYLRDGAKMLEDMARIRSNSVRGRYEAAIAAMKDVSRIVTARTSGERAAVSAHVVGTTGAVSN from the coding sequence ATGCCGCATCAGGTCAGCATCATTATTCCCGCGTATAACGAACGCGAACGCATCGGGCAAACTCTTGAACGCGTGCTGGAATGCATTGACCGTCGAGAGTGGGATGCAGAGGTCCTGGTCGTGGATGATGGCTCGACGGACGGAACGCTGGACATCGTTGCCGATTTCATGGAGCAGAGCGAACGGGTGCATCTGCTGCGCAATCCCAGCAATCGTGGCAAGGGCTACTCCGTGCGCAACGGTTTGTTGCAGGCGTTGGGCGATGTGGTGATGTTTACGGACGCAGATCTGTCCGCACCCATCGACGAAGCCGAACGGCTCTTCGACGCGATCCGTGCCGGAGCGGATGTTGCGATTGGCTCGCGCTGGCTGGAACGTCAGCGCCAGACCATGCACCAACCGCTGTACCGCCGTTTCTTCGGTCGGTGTTTCAACGCGGTTACTCGCGTAGTCATGGGCCTGCCATATGCCGACACGCAGTGTGGCTTCAAAGCATTCCGTCGGCCGGCCGCGCAGATTATCTTTCGTCTTCAACGCATCGAGCGGTGGGGCTTCGACCCGGAGATCCTGTTCATCGCGCGCCGTCTGCGCTTTCGTGTGAAAGAGGTTCCGGTTACCTGGGGCCACGATGAGCGGTCCAAGATCAGCTATCTCCGGGACGGCGCCAAGATGCTGGAAGACATGGCCCGCATTCGCAGCAACAGCGTACGCGGACGGTATGAAGCGGCGATCGCTGCGATGAAGGATGTCAGCCGGATCGTCACCGCGCGGACCTCGGGCGAACGTGCCGCGGTGTCTGCACACGTCGTTGGCACAACCGGCGCTGTCAGCAACTAG
- a CDS encoding glycosyltransferase family 2 protein, producing the protein MSSESFTTVAATIGGQTFLGMNALPTISVAMIATNEEKNLPRTLAALQGWVHEIVIVDSGSKDRSPEIALEYGAKHSYNRDFRGHAEQKNIAIAQCTGDWILLLDADEVVTPQLRMEIQGRVQNATVNAFWIPRLNIFMTRWMRHGGLFPDEKLRLFRRGMATVDESIGPHGTPQYKADKGHLRAHLEHYGYPDFANYLDHMNEYSTGTVVALGRRKAQASDAALLLQSIANPFFGWLKNYIFRGGFRDGAEGFIFHLNHAVYAHWKYVKVWEARKRAAAEAGHPNT; encoded by the coding sequence GTGAGTTCTGAAAGTTTCACCACAGTCGCCGCCACCATCGGCGGACAGACATTCCTCGGAATGAATGCGCTCCCAACGATCTCCGTCGCCATGATCGCGACGAACGAGGAGAAGAACCTTCCGCGCACGCTCGCCGCGCTGCAGGGCTGGGTGCATGAGATCGTCATCGTCGACAGCGGCTCGAAAGACCGCTCGCCGGAGATAGCGCTGGAGTATGGCGCGAAACACAGCTACAACCGCGACTTCCGCGGACACGCAGAGCAGAAGAACATCGCCATCGCCCAATGCACCGGCGACTGGATTCTACTGCTGGACGCAGATGAAGTTGTCACACCGCAACTGCGTATGGAGATTCAGGGCCGTGTGCAGAACGCCACCGTCAACGCCTTCTGGATCCCGCGCCTCAACATCTTCATGACCCGCTGGATGCGGCACGGCGGTCTCTTCCCCGATGAGAAGCTGCGCCTCTTCCGGCGCGGCATGGCTACCGTCGACGAGAGCATCGGCCCGCACGGCACGCCCCAGTACAAGGCGGACAAGGGTCACCTGCGCGCCCACCTGGAGCACTACGGCTACCCGGACTTCGCCAACTATCTCGACCACATGAACGAGTACAGCACCGGCACCGTCGTCGCTCTCGGACGTCGCAAAGCGCAGGCCTCAGATGCAGCACTGCTCCTCCAATCGATCGCGAACCCGTTCTTCGGCTGGCTCAAGAACTACATCTTCCGCGGCGGTTTCCGCGACGGCGCAGAAGGTTTCATCTTCCACCTGAACCACGCCGTCTACGCCCACTGGAAGTACGTCAAGGTGTGGGAAGCACGCAAGCGGGCAGCAGCCGAAGCAGGCCATCCAAACACCTAG
- a CDS encoding TonB-dependent receptor, with the protein MPVARFSALSLVCVATSGAALAQGANASLSGIVQDATGAHVAHARVTVVEQGKNARRTAESNDAGLYVLPQLPAGQYVVSVDAPGFATAQRNLMLTVGEHADLDVRVQIQATADVTVETSETVVEREDPSLSTVTGERSIRQLPLNGRDVTQLALLSPGVVPMRRGNPDSQGLGRQISISGRRTNQVEFLLDGTDVNDAYNNTPGGASGVILGVDSIAQFRVLVNGYGAEFGRTGGGVIDQITRSGSNRLHGSAFEFVRNSAMDTKNYFDSATQPIPHFTRNQFGGALGGPVGHGKTFYFGNYEGIRQALGTTTSAIVPNAASRARGVAAVQPYLAIIPTANGVDYGDGTAAYVSTSNATLQEDFAIGRMDRTLSDRTSIFGRYQFDNANVYTPDNLQISRAHNRSRAQYVTAQMTHSFSPRLVNQTRVAYNRSYYTLQYDITKTIDPSLSFVPGRPFGSISITGGPMIGPMRFGPNVNALNLFEGNDDLTLTLGRHTLAFGVDEKQIIFPQESAQSQNGFYQFNSVALFLAGTASSVEIALPGSNPQRKWRQHMDSAYITDTWRATDALSITGGLRYERTSVPNEVNGLQANVRNVLTDTADTVGPMYTNPSNLNFAPRLGFAYSPRKASNTSVRGAFGVYFDPLWTDFYLNAGSRQPPFYTIGGVKTGTPITFPNTVITSSNFSLGRIDVVQYNPASPYVMQWNLSVQQQLAKGAVLTIAYDANRGVHDQRITDENQAIPQIVNGRKFFPTTSVVRNPNFTSIRYKKTDGLSSVNALQATLSWQFHDILQMRSTYIWQKSIDTSSLVSAQGSENDITQDPDSLRAEKGLSNYDLRNYSSNSITSNLPNLGGPGWLGKGWSLNGIALFSSGAPFSALISFDNARARIGTGPSQERPDLFPGRSSNPIKGGPVQYFDPTAFALPTPGFFGNLGRNTMIGPGLVSIDGALNKSFAFGERARLQLRGEVFNIPNRPNFGIPSQRNVFATGGARVGSAGVITSTLTSSRQIQLGARFEF; encoded by the coding sequence ATGCCCGTTGCACGTTTCTCTGCATTGTCGCTTGTCTGCGTGGCCACGTCCGGCGCCGCACTGGCTCAGGGCGCGAACGCTTCCCTGTCGGGCATTGTGCAGGACGCTACCGGAGCCCACGTTGCCCATGCCCGTGTGACCGTAGTCGAACAGGGGAAGAACGCCCGGCGCACAGCCGAGTCCAACGATGCCGGTCTATATGTTCTGCCGCAGTTGCCCGCAGGCCAGTATGTCGTCTCGGTCGATGCACCTGGCTTCGCGACAGCACAACGGAACCTGATGCTGACGGTTGGCGAGCACGCCGATCTGGACGTGAGAGTTCAGATCCAGGCGACAGCCGACGTCACCGTGGAAACCAGCGAGACCGTCGTGGAGCGCGAAGATCCCTCGCTGTCCACCGTGACGGGTGAACGATCGATCCGGCAACTGCCGTTGAACGGTCGCGACGTGACGCAGCTCGCACTGCTGAGCCCCGGCGTCGTGCCTATGCGCCGCGGCAACCCCGACTCACAAGGCCTTGGCCGGCAGATCTCCATCTCCGGGCGCCGGACCAACCAGGTGGAGTTCCTGCTGGATGGCACCGACGTGAATGACGCCTATAACAACACGCCTGGTGGAGCATCCGGCGTCATTCTGGGCGTGGATTCTATCGCGCAGTTCCGCGTATTGGTGAATGGCTACGGGGCCGAGTTCGGACGGACCGGCGGCGGTGTAATCGACCAGATCACACGCAGCGGATCGAACCGGCTGCACGGCAGCGCCTTCGAGTTTGTGCGCAACTCCGCAATGGACACAAAGAATTACTTCGACAGCGCAACGCAGCCCATTCCGCACTTCACGCGCAACCAGTTCGGCGGCGCGCTCGGCGGTCCCGTCGGCCACGGCAAGACCTTCTACTTCGGCAACTACGAAGGTATTCGACAGGCGTTGGGAACGACGACGAGCGCCATCGTCCCCAACGCGGCAAGCCGCGCCAGGGGGGTTGCTGCGGTGCAGCCCTACCTCGCCATCATCCCGACGGCAAACGGCGTGGACTATGGAGACGGCACTGCGGCGTATGTCTCCACCAGCAATGCCACGCTGCAGGAAGACTTCGCCATCGGTCGCATGGATCGCACGCTCTCCGACCGCACTTCCATCTTCGGGCGCTACCAGTTCGACAACGCGAACGTGTACACGCCGGACAATCTGCAGATCTCGCGCGCGCATAATCGCTCGCGCGCGCAGTACGTGACCGCGCAGATGACGCATAGCTTCTCACCCCGCCTGGTGAACCAGACGCGCGTGGCTTACAACCGCAGTTACTACACACTGCAGTACGACATCACGAAGACGATCGATCCGTCACTGTCCTTTGTGCCGGGTCGTCCCTTTGGCTCCATCAGCATTACCGGCGGCCCCATGATCGGCCCCATGCGCTTCGGCCCAAATGTGAACGCCCTGAACCTGTTTGAAGGCAACGACGACCTCACGCTGACCCTGGGCCGGCATACCCTTGCCTTCGGCGTGGATGAGAAGCAGATCATTTTTCCGCAGGAGTCGGCACAGTCGCAGAACGGCTTCTACCAGTTCAACTCGGTCGCGCTCTTCCTCGCCGGCACCGCTTCGTCCGTTGAGATTGCACTACCCGGCTCCAACCCACAGCGCAAGTGGCGCCAGCACATGGATTCCGCCTACATCACCGACACCTGGCGCGCCACGGACGCGCTCAGCATCACGGGCGGTCTTCGCTATGAACGCACGTCCGTACCCAACGAAGTCAACGGGCTGCAGGCGAACGTTCGCAATGTTCTTACCGATACCGCAGACACCGTCGGTCCGATGTACACCAACCCAAGCAACCTGAACTTCGCTCCGCGACTTGGCTTCGCGTACTCCCCGCGCAAAGCAAGCAACACCAGTGTTCGCGGTGCCTTCGGTGTGTACTTCGATCCGCTGTGGACAGACTTCTACCTGAACGCAGGCAGCCGTCAGCCGCCCTTCTACACGATTGGCGGAGTAAAGACCGGCACGCCCATCACCTTCCCCAATACCGTCATCACCAGCAGCAACTTCAGCCTGGGCCGTATCGACGTGGTGCAGTACAACCCTGCCAGCCCGTACGTCATGCAGTGGAACCTGAGCGTGCAGCAGCAGCTTGCCAAGGGTGCCGTGCTGACCATTGCCTACGACGCCAACCGCGGCGTGCATGACCAGCGCATTACCGACGAGAACCAGGCCATCCCGCAGATCGTCAACGGCCGCAAGTTCTTCCCCACTACCTCCGTCGTGCGCAACCCGAACTTCACGTCGATTCGCTACAAGAAGACCGACGGCCTCTCCAGCGTGAACGCTCTGCAGGCCACGCTGAGCTGGCAGTTCCACGACATCCTGCAGATGCGCTCGACCTACATCTGGCAGAAGAGCATCGACACCAGCTCACTCGTCTCCGCACAGGGCAGCGAAAACGACATCACGCAGGATCCCGACAGCCTCCGTGCGGAAAAGGGCCTCTCCAACTACGACCTGCGCAACTACTCCAGCAACTCCATCACGTCGAACCTGCCGAACCTTGGTGGCCCCGGCTGGCTTGGCAAGGGGTGGTCGCTCAACGGCATCGCGCTCTTCAGCTCAGGCGCCCCCTTCTCCGCACTCATCAGCTTCGACAACGCACGCGCACGCATCGGCACAGGCCCCTCGCAGGAACGGCCCGACCTCTTCCCGGGCCGCAGCTCCAATCCCATCAAGGGTGGCCCCGTGCAGTACTTCGACCCCACCGCCTTCGCGCTGCCCACCCCCGGCTTCTTCGGCAACCTGGGCCGCAACACCATGATCGGCCCCGGCCTGGTTTCGATCGATGGTGCGCTGAACAAGTCCTTCGCCTTCGGCGAACGTGCGCGCCTGCAACTGCGCGGCGAGGTCTTCAACATTCCCAATCGGCCAAACTTCGGAATCCCCAGTCAGCGTAATGTCTTCGCCACCGGCGGAGCACGCGTCGGTAGCGCGGGCGTCATTACCAGCACGCTCACCAGCTCACGCCAGATCCAGCTCGGCGCGCGCTTCGAGTTTTAA
- a CDS encoding cytochrome b/b6 domain-containing protein produces the protein MATIPHLPESALPADRTVPLHVAPGATIDLHKKHSLAVRWMHWINFPLLFTMIYSGLLIYWADSIPSSGHLSAVYRVGFGHWTLFRLFPQSWYAAVGMQYKVPNGLAYHFFFMWLFALNGLAYVTYLAISGEWRTLVPPLDDLGQALRDAWGVVLFDLHLRKEEPRRRKYNAAQKFAYTGTILMGGVMLVTGFAIYKPTSAHWLTSLCGGYEMARWLHFWTTMGFLAFFVLHVWQVVMAGWNNFRSMVTGVEVQPAERTGTEGLHD, from the coding sequence ATGGCAACGATCCCGCACCTTCCCGAGAGCGCTCTACCCGCTGACCGCACCGTTCCACTGCATGTGGCGCCGGGTGCGACGATCGATCTGCATAAGAAGCATTCGCTGGCCGTGCGGTGGATGCACTGGATCAACTTTCCCCTGCTGTTCACCATGATCTACAGCGGCCTGCTGATCTACTGGGCCGACTCGATTCCCAGCAGCGGGCACCTGAGCGCGGTCTACCGTGTGGGCTTCGGGCACTGGACGCTCTTCCGGCTCTTTCCGCAGAGCTGGTATGCCGCCGTGGGCATGCAGTACAAGGTGCCGAATGGCCTGGCGTATCACTTCTTCTTCATGTGGCTCTTCGCGCTGAATGGTCTTGCGTATGTGACGTACCTGGCGATTTCGGGCGAGTGGCGCACGCTGGTGCCGCCTCTGGACGACCTGGGACAGGCACTGCGGGATGCGTGGGGCGTGGTGTTGTTCGACCTGCATCTGCGTAAGGAAGAGCCCCGCCGCAGAAAGTACAACGCTGCGCAGAAGTTCGCGTACACCGGCACAATCCTGATGGGCGGCGTGATGCTGGTGACGGGCTTTGCCATCTACAAGCCGACTTCGGCGCACTGGCTGACGTCGCTGTGTGGCGGCTACGAGATGGCGCGCTGGCTGCACTTCTGGACGACCATGGGCTTTCTGGCGTTCTTCGTGCTGCATGTCTGGCAGGTGGTGATGGCGGGCTGGAACAACTTTCGCAGCATGGTAACGGGCGTTGAGGTGCAGCCGGCTGAGCGAACGGGTACAGAGGGGCTCCATGATTGA
- a CDS encoding acyl-CoA thioesterase — protein sequence MPQPQTSTRFHAEARLRVRYAETDQMGVVYHANYLVWFEVGRVELMRSMGLAYSQLEKDHGLMIAVVGVEVRYRSPARYDDEVAIRTTIAAIRGPVLKMSYRVVRVADEKLLCEGTTTHVVVDRNMGKAILPPAYDAAFRALLEPADGLPL from the coding sequence ATGCCACAACCGCAAACTTCCACACGTTTTCATGCAGAGGCACGCCTTCGCGTTCGGTATGCCGAGACAGACCAGATGGGCGTTGTTTATCACGCAAACTACCTGGTCTGGTTCGAAGTCGGGCGGGTGGAACTGATGCGATCCATGGGCCTCGCTTACTCGCAGTTGGAGAAGGATCACGGTCTGATGATTGCCGTGGTTGGCGTAGAAGTTCGCTACCGCTCACCCGCACGCTACGACGACGAGGTCGCAATCCGCACCACAATTGCGGCGATCCGTGGTCCGGTCCTGAAGATGAGCTACCGCGTCGTCCGCGTCGCCGATGAAAAGCTGCTTTGCGAGGGCACCACAACCCATGTGGTTGTCGATCGCAACATGGGCAAAGCGATTCTGCCGCCGGCGTATGACGCCGCCTTTCGGGCTCTGCTGGAGCCGGCAGACGGACTCCCGCTCTAG
- a CDS encoding molybdopterin-dependent oxidoreductase has protein sequence MLRTRTRRSFLIGGAAALASAGLYEALYRSKAVNQLQWPLREVHEANRALTNLLFRQRVLAPTYKPSEVTGLRINGDFGIDTGLIESSWGLQLVGLDRPQQYRQFLPDVDLWEYRSKDDYESQTEARSQEPDVKGKGPEAKPKQNANAAPGGPPPKPQQAIPHLQESAGVTASADAVPGVVLRLEDLKKLPYTEQITQFKCVEGWSQIVRWGGVRFRDLLRAYPPANIDGKPPTYVTMETSNGEFNASFDMPSLLHPQTLLCYSMDGVPLQIAHGAPVRLAMPLKYGYKQIKAIASITFGNVRTPDYWEKLGYDWYAGL, from the coding sequence ATGCTTCGCACCCGTACGCGGCGATCGTTTTTGATTGGCGGCGCTGCAGCTTTGGCGAGCGCTGGACTGTATGAAGCGCTCTATCGTTCGAAGGCAGTCAACCAGTTGCAGTGGCCGTTGCGCGAGGTGCATGAGGCAAACCGGGCGCTGACGAACTTGTTGTTCCGGCAGCGTGTGCTGGCGCCGACGTACAAGCCGTCGGAGGTGACCGGCCTTCGCATCAACGGGGACTTCGGCATCGATACGGGCCTGATCGAGAGTTCCTGGGGGCTGCAGCTTGTGGGGCTGGACCGGCCGCAGCAGTACCGGCAGTTCCTGCCGGACGTCGACCTGTGGGAGTACCGCTCGAAAGATGACTATGAGTCGCAGACTGAGGCCAGGTCGCAGGAGCCGGATGTGAAGGGGAAGGGGCCAGAGGCCAAGCCAAAGCAGAATGCGAATGCTGCGCCTGGCGGGCCGCCACCTAAGCCACAGCAGGCGATTCCTCACTTGCAGGAGAGCGCTGGTGTGACGGCTTCGGCAGATGCTGTTCCTGGAGTCGTCCTGCGTCTGGAAGACCTGAAGAAGCTGCCGTATACGGAGCAGATTACTCAGTTCAAGTGCGTGGAGGGCTGGAGCCAGATTGTGCGATGGGGTGGCGTCCGGTTCCGCGATCTGTTGCGGGCGTATCCGCCGGCGAACATCGATGGCAAGCCGCCGACGTACGTGACGATGGAGACTTCAAACGGCGAGTTCAATGCTTCGTTCGACATGCCTTCGCTGCTGCATCCGCAGACGCTGCTTTGTTACTCGATGGATGGCGTGCCGCTGCAGATCGCGCATGGTGCGCCGGTGCGGCTGGCGATGCCGCTGAAGTATGGCTACAAGCAGATCAAGGCGATTGCGAGTATTACGTTTGGCAATGTTCGGACGCCGGACTATTGGGAGAAGCTGGGGTACGACTGGTATGCGGGGCTTTAG